Part of the Chelmon rostratus isolate fCheRos1 chromosome 13, fCheRos1.pri, whole genome shotgun sequence genome is shown below.
ggtgttcattaatgtgtattgtccctttcaaataaataaataataaaaaacatctaGTGGGTGCAATGTGTTTAAATTTATAATGTAGCCAATATTTTTAGTATTCtaacaatttatttttattttttttaatatttgtaatcattttgtttttgaagcaaGTTCTGAGGACTTTTAGAAAGATGTAATTTTCCAGAACTTCCCCTGTATCTGATCTGaaaatgttgttgctgttactgTAGTAAAATGCTTGGTGCgatgtggctgtgtgtggctgAGTAAGAGGTCCTTCCTTGAGAGGGTTACTCACTGAGTGTGTTCATGAGTCCTCCTCCGCTCTCCTGGGGGCGAGTGTTGGTGTTGGCACTTGTGTTGATGATAGGCATGCTGTGGTTGGCCTGGGTTGAGGGTAGCGCAGAGGTTTGTTCGTCCTCAGAgtcactgctgctggagctgtcaTCACTGCTGGAGGACGAGGAGCTGTTGGAGTCTGAGGAGCTGTCGCCGCTGCTCAGCTGGTCCATGACCCGCGCCTCCGCCATCAATTCTGTACACAGTAGCATATATACAAACAAAGATAAAGAACTATGTGACAATTATCCCCATTTTATTGGAAAAGAGTGCACactaaataaaaccaaaaagcCCTCAACAAAAATGAGACATGAATCGTGGAAGTCACGAGTTGAAGAGACAGCGCCCCACGTTACCTCTCTCGATGTCGTCCAGTGGGGACGCTGGGGATGTCTTCTCTTTGGGAGGGGAACTCTTGGAGCTGGCCGAggtcttgctgctgctgctgctactactgccGCTGTTGTTACACTTCATCTGCTGGCTCAGGCGACTGGTCTGTTGCTCCAGGCGAGAATGGATCTTACTGCTGCCCTCAGCCCTGGGAATGCACACGTACAATACAAGCAAAGACATGTAGAGTGTTTCTGCTAAAATGCAGCAAGTTTCAAACTAATTtcagaaatgctgctgaaataaaatgtgaactAGTGGATGTTTCTATCAGCTCTTCTATCAGCATTTTGATGTTATGTTGACTTTTCCATCTGAGccaagcttaaaaaaaaaaaacagtttttaactGTAAATTGTCTTCATTCCGGTTTTTCTGccaaaaatgcacattaaaagAGGATGGAAACATGTATACAGATGCATGTATACAAATCACAGATGTCAAAATTATTGAAGAAATATAGAATAAAAGAACAGTGGTAACATGATTTGTAACCAGTTTGTCAACCCACCTGGTCTTCTTCACAGCTATATTGCTGTTGAGCTTTTCCAGTCTGTACTCTCCTGTGTCATGGTTCACAATAAGGATGCACTCTTTCATGTACGGCCTCTTGGATCCCTTGAAGACTGTTACTGGAGCACTCGAACCCttgaagaataaataaataaattcattaataAGGCAACACAGGCCAGATCGCAAACAAGATTTTAGAAATATTGTGATCAGGAGTCTGTGTCCTCTTTGCCTACCATAAATGTCTTAAGACTTAATCCAAAAAGCAGTAAAGTCTTGCAATCAGTCCATTGCAGTATTCAGCTCCACACAAATGAGTTAATACTCATCAATAATTTGTGAAAACCCCAAACATCCAAGCATGTTTGTGGTGGAAAGAAGCTTTGGAGCATCAAACACTGACCTCTAAATTGGGCAAAGTGATGGTGACTTGCTCTCCTTTGCCCACTTCAAGCTCCCCTTCACATGTTGTATCAATGGAAGCTGGTTTGAAGTCATCTGTCacaaaaaagcaagaaaagtgAGTATTTTAACACATTATACATATATGTGATATTATTATTAGCCTTCAATCGCATTGTTAACTTTACATGTGGTACTAACACATCGATGGCTGCCCCCTCAGTGCTGCAGTTGTCTACCGGTACCACCAGATGGTGGTAGAGAACAAATTgagcaaatgctaacattagctaacattcTTGACAGCTGGAGCATCAATTGTTTCTAATGTTTCAGAGTTAACTAAAACTTACGAAAACGACAAAGAACACGGAGAACTGACAAAGTACAAAAACGCACCAGCAGCAGGCGGATATACAAATGGAGTGGCGAAGCGACTAACCTGGTTAAATGTCAAACAGGAGCATTCGGACTTTTAGCTCGAAAGCTAACTAGCGTGCTACTGTTAGCTTCTGTAAAACCCAGACATATTCTAGTCATTCAAACTCCCACTTACATCGCACTGTATGGAAGGCACTTTTCGGGTGTTTCTCAAACGTCTCTCCTAATTTCAAGACATGTTCTTGATTGTCGAAGTTGGAATAAGCTGTTCCATTCATTCTGAGACTTTCATGAGCTGTAaactttctgcttctctttcacaTCCGATAACCATGTACGGCAGAGCCCTGGCCGTCTCATTGGTACAGTTAACGCCCACCTCCTCCTTGTTGTGATTGGTCAAGCGGAATTGTCGCTTGCCTGATTGATTCAGAGTCTGTCAATCAAGACGTCGTAATGACAGGGCCGACAGGGCCGCTTCAGTGCAAACGTCACGTGGTTTCTTGGCTATAATCAGTGTTGTATGACCTGTGCTGTTTGACGCCTTGTGCTATGCCACCAGTTTATATGACTGATCTAAAGTGATCCAAACCTTTTGTATAGTCACTCACTTTAAAGGAAAACCTTAAAGAAAAACGGAATGAAATGAATGTTCAGACAACATCGTCACATAGACAGACTACAGTCATCATGTGGATGCAAAATAGAATGTGTCATAATTatttcagatttgtgtgtgtgatttatgcAGTCGTCCAACATTGGACAGCTATCCACTCAGCTGCTAGTCAGGGGCGGACTTACCATTAGGCAAAACTAGGCAGCTGTCTAAGGCCCCAAGTTCCTGAGGGCCCCATAAAACTCCTCATACACTTGTGGTTAATATGGTTATTACTTATTTGCGCatattaattatgtttttgattaaaatccttACGCTAAAATTTCAGCAGAATGCttattgtattatgtgtgtctTGGGCCCCCCCTTCAGTCTCCACTACATTGGATCAGTCCATCTTATTGCGCATgtgcagaaagagaagagaagagaagagaagataaGATGAAAAGAAGTTACCCAAACGGTgctgaaaaaaggagaaaagcagaaagctgctctcaaaatTCCCCAAAGTGAGTACATTTAAGTGAAACGGCGACGTCGACACCTGTTGGGGAGGGTCCGTTGTCGACGTGTGGAGATGAACAATTAGTGAGTATCAAAACTGTCGAAGTAGcgaccccccccacccccgctgTATTGATAAGTATTTCTTTATCTCATTGAAGACGGGAAAGcttatgtgtcattttgtagtAAGCTTTGAAGTTCGTTTTTATTTGCTACAGAGGTTGAGAAATCAATTATTTAGTAGGCTTTTTTTTCGTGTTGAATTTCAAGGAAAACTTGAAATTCACCCAGAGGTTTTACAGGTATTTTTGGCAGGTGTTTTAGTCCTTAATGTGCTAAgttatgcattcaaaatgatagAAACTATGTAACTTAAGGAAGTTATTAACAACTACTCCCTGCATTAAAatatttcctgtcagtgttatagCGTTAGATTAATTAATATTGCTTTAATGTGTTatcatttactgctgtagatgtttaaggttgagctaattttaaatgaattgatTTACTGTTGGGCAGTTTAAGCAATTGTCATATATTCACGAGTCTTTCCTGTGAcatgcagcctgttttcagccttgtcatgatgcattttccagctggccCAAGATGATTTTTTTGAAGCGTTTTGGCTTAAGAAGTCACCCCTCAAAGGAAGACTTTAAGTTTATCACAAATATTAGCATTAAATCATTTTGGGGGTACATGGTTTCCAATGAGCAGGAAGAGTTTGAAAATATAGAACcagcaatgtaaataatgttcactagtggagtagaaagtgcagtatttgcctctgagatacAGACAAAATTGAAGTTGCATGAAATCCTCAAATTTCTACGTTAGCAATTGagtaaatattactattattaatattattacaattacTATTAATGCATTTCCCTACTGGGTAAGAGCCTCAtactgtgttttgtatgtgtttgttttcagaatgaGACAGGGATGGGCTGTGACAATGAGAGTTCTGAAATTATCAAGCCAGACTTTGAGGATCATCTTGTTCCACCAGATTGTGAGAGTCCAGCCTCATCCACTCTGCTAGCAAGCGGTCAGCACAGTGTACCTCTTGAAGATGACCCAGCACTCTGGCCAAAACAGTTGTACAGTCATGAAATTAAAACTTATATAGTGAAATCAATTCTATGTTTGTGATCTATCTTAAGTATTCTATCAGAGAACCTACTGGTAGAAAAATAGTGTGTGcgtattctgttaaaatgtttattttaattgacctGTTGTTTTGTGGGTTGTCTTCTTATTTCAGAGGGCCCCATGCCAGCCTTTGCCTTGGGCCCCAAATTTGTTAAATCCGCCcctgtacatacacacaacatacGGGCACAGGCTGCCATTTACAAACTCATACAGACAAACTTAATCTCATTTGAAGTTTCatgtgaaacacttcatacagtacagtactgaTTAGGAGACAGAAGTATGGAAACACTACTGTAGGTGGGGCATTATCACAGGAAAGACattaaaggaagcaaacagtttttgactGTGTCAGAGTGGCAGCGTTGCAGGCAGCATTTGGACAGGAAGAAACTGTTCAGAGAAAAACTTACCCATGAAGATCTATGGGCTGAGCTGTACTAAGGTGAGCATGAATacactgtgtggaaataaataGGTCACGGCACTCAAACAAGGTACTGGAcatcacttttattctttactgagaacacacactctccatttctccctctgtagcttgaacattttctttgataGATGAGgtgtttactgattattttgacgttgtattttcttcactgacaacattattttgtgaatTGGTTCATACAGGGCCTTTCTGGACAGTTTTGTAATGTATATACAAAAGAagagacaatgaaaaacaaaaataacaacactgcttcctgttcagcaggATTCACACCATTTACACCAGTGTCAAATTTTAAACACTAGGTTTTATTAAAGGTGATATCAGAGTTTCTCAGTTGCCAAAACAaagatataaatacagaaaaaaaacaaaaagtgcagaTTCTGTTGAGGTCATCATTTAAAGACCTTTGTAAAGCCTCACCAGTGAGCATAACATGAAGTTGGCATGTCTATAACAGCTGAACGTGGTGATTTCCATGCTGCTCTTCACAAATTGATCGAGATCTGATGCTTTTGTGCGTTGATTCAATGCTGAGTGCAGCCAAACTCGATagcctcttttctgtctggaaAAATGCCGACATGCAAAACAGTAAGCGGCATCTTTTGATTGTGAGTTTTCTAaccagggatgaagtttgtagCAGTCGCTGCGGGAGCTTCTTCCGGCTCCTCCCTGGGGGGGTCTGAGGGAAACTGTCTCGCTTTGGCTGCGCTGGTACCTCAAACCTGGACTTGGATACGTCTAGAAGATGGAGGGGGGGAAGATTCAAAGTGCATTACATCTGAACTAATTATACAATATAACCAGCAAAAACATAATCAATTATAACCATCAGACTGTGTTAACATACACTAGCAGTTTAGCCTGGTGAATCAACAGAGGCTTTTGTAGCCTACTTTACACCGAAAACGGCAGACCTAGCTAACATTACATGTATAGCTAGCAAAACAGCGTTCTTCAACTTCATTGTTATCATCTTAAAATCAGCATTGCAACTATACTGGCAGTGTGCTTTAACTATAACTACATTTCTTAACAGATAGACATATGGATAGTTGCTCAGTTTTTACCTCTTTCCTCCGGTGTCTTCTCTCCTCGCGACTCCTGGCTCCCTCggtttttcaaaacaaatcagtctcTTACTGCGCATGCGCTGCAGCCGCTGCGGCCTCATCTCCTGCTGCATTCGCCACAGTCAGACATTGTAGTTCCTTCATCGTAAATTTCAAAGTCGTCGCGGCCACTTTTCTAATGCGTTGCCCTGAGCGCTGCTTAACAATCAGTGTGAGATTAAAACAGGTGTTATAACCTGTTCAGAGAGTTGTCAGTGGTGCAGTCCTCTTGTTTACGTTTGAAAAAAGAATGCAATTTTCAatttaaacatcaacaaaaaaaactgtacagatCAAGGCAAAGATGACAGCAAAGATCAAGGCAAAATGCCGATGACGTCATTAGGTCGCTGTATGAATGAGCAGCTGGATCATTACTAGTGACACTgtgaacaagagagagaaatacaaatCTGTGAGACAACATAATTTATTTTAGACATATTCTACCagccaaagaaaatgaagattaaaagagacatggagagagcaATCCTTCCAAGACCACGCAGGTCTTGGAAGGATTGTGGTAAAGATGTTTGCAAGCCCGCAAATACACTCGTCTGTAACAGCATAACGAAGGAGGGAAAGGACAcgaagagagagctggagaggcaaGAAACATTCTGCAAACCAGAACCTCTCAACACTGCAAAGACCAACACTCAGGCAGGAAATAGTGccaagagaaggaaggaggagagacacTGTCAAGTAGATCATAAGGAGGTGCAAGTAACAGAGAAAATCAGTGAGGACAACATCACAGCGGAGCTCCAGGCggagaagcagaagaacaaGGCTCTCCAAGAAGAACTGGACAGAATCAGCGttgtcagacagcagggtgagagccttcgctgtcagctggagaaggaacgccagcagaaggagctccttcagaaAGATTTGCAAGAGCTCCAACAAACATATGCAGTCAGCCAGCAGAAGTTCACTGCTGAGctagaggaggagaaggagaagaacaagcatcTCATAGAAGAACTGAAGAGAACCACCAttgtcagacagcagggtgaGAGCCTTCGCTGTCAGCTAGAGAAGGAACTCCAGCAgaaggagctccttcagaaAGATTACCAAGAGCTCCAACAGACATATGCAGCCAGCCAGCAGAAGTTCACTGCTGagctaaaggaggagaaggagaagaacaagcatctccaggaagaactgaagaagatcTATGTGGTCAGCCAAAAGATTGAAGCTGATCTCATCACCACgagacagcaggctgacacCCTTCAGTGTTCCCTCGACAAGGAAATCAAGTCTCACGCAGACACAGTGTCAGAGGGCTGGCGTGTGATCAACGCCTTGAGGGCTGAACAGGACGCTCTTCGCCAAAAGATGGCGGAGGGGACGAATCTGTGGCAGCAACACGTCTTTCAGAGGGAGAGATCGTTCGGGAAAGAAGTGGgggagctgaaaacacagctcagcgCTCAGATCTCACTCAACCTTGAGCTTTCCACCGAGCtccaggctgagagagaagacggGCGACCTCCCCGGAAAAAGGCCAGGCGTGAGGAGAAGCCTGAGAATGAAGCACAAAGGGATCCCTCCCTAATGCACCCGCTTTCAAACCCATGAAAGAAGCTCAAGGCGCTGAGGAGAAGCCGTCAGCCACCACTGCTACATCCACCCTGAAAtccatggaggaggatgaagatgatgatgatgatgagaagctcccagagacaacacaatccacaaaccacagaagaaggAGACTTCAAATTagaaaggacaggagagaaataatcaataataaatcaataatcaataaatcaataaacaagcaaaaacactgaaaagaaaatttgATTCCTgcaatattatttgttttatattatattatttaatatatttgttcgtatatttgttcatttatttgtatagctGTGATAAAGCTTTCATTTATGAAGAACTCGGTTATTTGAGTTTGTGCGTATACAGCATTGGCTGTGATCACAGtatgtatgcacatgtgtgcgtgtttgcttatttgcacaCGTGTATGTGTACAGAATGCATCTGGCtgatatttcacatttccattcagGCAGAGAGTAAGTAGGCTGGCACCTAATGAGCCGATTACCAGGAGAAGCACATGGTGTGTTCTGTATGGTTCTCTTGACTCCACCATTAGCACTGATGAGAGCTGGGAGAGATGTGGAGAGTGGGTGGGTCAGCTGGGGAGAAAATGCACAGATATGCGTCTACTTATACACACAAAGCTGTtaattatgaaacagctggaatgtACAAAAACAGAGGATTTAATATCCAGAGCTGCAGGGTTTGGgaatttgcatcatttcatctCATGTTATCATGAACGGTAATTGTTACAgtaatttattgctttttgcaGTCATGGAGTAATTTTACTATTAAAATTTTAGTAATTGTATTATAACTACTATATCACATAACATATTGCCACCAGCTATTAAGTGTTCAGCAGCTATCAGCAACAGAGGGAAGGACTCAAAAACACTGTTAGATACAGCTGGTGTCAGTGACTTTACAggaagtaaaagtattattggacttcatgtcagtgttttactattagGGCTGAGTATCGATTCAGATTTCAAGAATCGATTCGATTCGATTCGATTCGGGTTAGTGTTATTAAAACcgttttttgagctgtttcctgattgtctagttgtgcaacatattaataatagttttaTATTGACATTTGGCAGCAAATTAATGAAGTATTGGCAGTTAATGATGGTAATAAGACTAGTGAAAATGGCAAGGACCAATCCCCCTCCTAGAATGTTGATAGACGAGTATTTTACAGACATGATGTACAGCagaattactgatgcattattaaaaatatgacattaagaaTTCACCCaaaagctgttgctgttaaatacaaatgtacctttaatttggccattttgtccacaaacagctgtgaagtacttcatcaaaatgtataaaaaatagattcatttaatgtaaacaaagtgctgctgcttacAGGCTAAGTGATCAAACTAATGGAATCAACATCAGAGGTAGTAGGGTACCTGAGAAAACATaagtgtctcagtttttctttagaGTAAATCTCACTGTAAATCTTTAGAAGTATAAGACATTCAATTGCTTTCAAAATGCGAACAtgtaaactggacattttaaacgtgaactgtaaactgtctaaaagtcacatcaaagcTTTAGTGCATATTGGTTAACaaatattggttaattatggcgTAGTCATaatcgtagtcagggggcgtggccgaagtaacagcggtaaaagtgtaaagggcattccactctctgcgtgccgtcatccttttactggcgcgtgctgtcagctgtcaacctgaataataaaatgactatttcactgaacaatgaaaaaatatgaatatatgccaAATAATATgcaactagaaaattccctctgggaaattttgaaagggacacggggtgtgttcgagccgacaaaattatctacgttttaaagtttgaatgaagtctctaggagaaactatggcgaagcagcggacaattgaaaaaggctgcaatttgagaaaacagcagatatcagaggtagtcagtccctgattaatgaactggtcccagctgtgtttctgtggctttctcctctgcttcatgtctctgttaacatga
Proteins encoded:
- the eaf2 gene encoding ELL-associated factor 2, whose product is MNGTAYSNFDNQEHVLKLGETFEKHPKSAFHTVRYDFKPASIDTTCEGELEVGKGEQVTITLPNLEGSSAPVTVFKGSKRPYMKECILIVNHDTGEYRLEKLNSNIAVKKTRAEGSSKIHSRLEQQTSRLSQQMKCNNSGSSSSSSSKTSASSKSSPPKEKTSPASPLDDIERELMAEARVMDQLSSGDSSSDSNSSSSSSSDDSSSSSDSEDEQTSALPSTQANHSMPIINTSANTNTRPQESGGGLMNTLKNDLQLSESGSESDD